In Mycetocola spongiae, the genomic stretch GGCCGCGCCCTGCTCCCTACGCGTGGGCGCGGCCGCGCCGGGGTGGCGCGTGCCCCGTCGGCGGCGATTCTCCCCGGAAAGGCCCGGAGTCGAGTTTTCGCCGCCGACCCCTGCCCCCTCGGGGATTAGGGTGGAGGGCATGAGCAACCTGATTTCCGTCGCGGAACTGCATACGCTACTGGCCGGTTCCGAGCCCGTGGTCATTCTTGACGTGCGCTGGCGGCTCGACCGCCCCGATGGCCGCGCGGAGTATCGCGAGGGACATCTGCCCGGTGCAGTCTATGTGGACCTGGACACCGAATTGGCGGCCCCGGGCTTGCCGGCCACCGAGGGCAGGCATCCGGTCCCGGAGATCGAGGACCTGCGCGCCGCCGCCCGCCGCTGGGGCCTGCACCCCGGCAGCACCGTGATCGCCTAAGACAACTTCCACCAGCTGCCCGCCGCGCGTGCCTGGTGGCTGCTGCGGCAGGCCGGCCTTCCCGGCCTGCGGGTGCTAAATGGTGGGCTCGCGGCCTGGACCGCGGCGGGTCATCCGCTCGATAGCGGCGATGTGATCCCCGAGCCGGGCACCGTGACGCTCCCCGGCTATTCCACCGCGGGCGTCCTGGACGCCCGGGCCGCGGGGGAACGGGCCGCCGCGGGTGGCCTCCTGGATGTGCGGGCGGCCGAAAGATTCCGCGGCGAGAATGAGCCCATGGACCCCCGCGCCGGCCATATTCCGGGGGCCCGGAACCTGCCGTTTCTGCACTATCTGGAGGACGGCCTGTTTATGTCTCCGGCGCGCCTGCGCGGGTTGCTTGCAGAGGTCGGAATCGATAGCGGCGAGCCGCTGGGCACCTCCTGCGGTTCGGGCATCACCGCGGCCCATGCCGCACTCGCCCTCGCCGAGGCCGGAATCGCCGCGGATATTTATCCCGGTTCCTGGAGCCAGTGGTCCCGGCGCGATGACCTGCCGGTGGAGACCGGTCCCGCGCGCTAGGGGGGATAACCCCCGGAGAAACCCGGGGGTAGGCGTCATATCGGATATCCTCCCCGCCGCGCAGAATTGAGACATGGCAATGAATGAAAGTATCCCCACCCCGGCACCCTTCCTCGCCCCGGACCGCGGCATAGACCCCGGCTATCGGCGCGGCTATGGCGCGCGCTGGGCCCGGGTGCTCCCCAACCTGGGCTATCTCATCCCCACGTTTTTTATCGCGGTCGCGGGCCTCGTGGTTTTTATCACGCTCTTCTCGCTGGGGCTGAGCCTCCTGATCCTCTATATCGGTGTTTTTATCCTCATCGCGATGTTTATGACGGCCCGCGGCTGGGGCGAAATGGAGCTGCGCCGCCTCGAGGCGGTGCGCCGAGACAGCCTCCCGCGACCGGTCTGGCGCCCCACCGGCGGCGGGCCCCTGAGCGTGATCGGCGAGATGCTGCGCGATCCGCACCGCTGGGGCTATCTGCTCTATGCCGGAATTGTGCAGCCGGTGCTGGGCCTGTTCACCTGGACCCTGATGCTTGGTGCCGTCTCGGTGGCCCTCGCCGGAACCACGTCCTGGTATTGGCGTCACTTCATCCCGGTGGGTCCCGATAATCAGCAGATCGGTGACCTTCTGGCGCTGATTCTTCCCGCGGGAATGATCGCCAACCCCAACCTCGTGACCGATATAACCAATATCGCGCTGGGCGTGGTGATGCTGGCGCTGCTCCCGCTGATCCTCGATGGCCTGGTCTCGCTGCACCGCGTGGTGGCCGCGCAGATGCTCGGACGCTATCACTCGGATGATCTGGCCGAGGAGATCAGCAGCCTCTCGGCCTCGCGCAGCGCCGCCGTCTCCGCCGAAAACGTGGGCCTGCGCCGCCTGGAACGCGATATTCATGACGGACCGCAGCAGCGCCTGATCCGCCTGCAGATGGATCTTGCCGCCGCCGAGCGCGCCCTGAGCGCGGAGGACCCCGAGTGGGCCGGACAGATCCTCAGCGAGGCCCGCGGCCACGCCGGGGCCACCCTGGACGAGTTGCGCGCGCTCTCGCGCGGCTTTGCCCCGCCCCTGCTCCAGGACCGCGGACTGATCGCGGCCGTCGCGGCGATGGCCGAGTCCAGCCCGCTCGCCGTGACCGTGCATAACGACCTTCCGGAATCCGTGGTGTTAAAGCCCGAGGTGGAACTCGGCGCGTATTTCATCGTCTCCGAACTGCTGACCAATGCGGTGAAGCACTCGGGGGCCGCCGCCGCGGATATCTCCCTGTCGCTCATCCCCTCGGGAGGGGAGGGCACCCCCGCGGATACCCTGTGGCTGCGGGTCAGCGATGCCGGGCAGGGTGGAGCCCTCGCCCGCCCCGGACACGGCCTGGCCGGGCTCGACGGCCGGGTGCGGGGACTGCGCGGAACCCTCGCGGTACACAGCCCCCTCGGTGGACCCACCGTGGTGGACGCCACGATCCCGCTCGGCTAGCCGGTACCGCCGGGCGCACCCCGCGGGTGCGCCCGGCGGTGCGTCATCGCGCGGCGGCGATACACCGCACCCCCGGCCGCACGGGATAATGGGGGTTATGACCAGTGAACCCCTGCGGATAGCCGTGGCCGATGACTCCGTCCTGCTGCGCGAGGGCCTGGTCCGGCTCTTTGCCGAGGCCGGCTTTAATACGGTCGCGTCCTGCGGGGACGCCGTGGAACTGATCGCATTCTTGGAATCGGTGCCCGCCGACCGGCGGCCGCGCGCCCTCGTGCTCGACGTGCGGATGCCCCCCACATTCCGCGATGAGGGTGTGCTGGCGGCCATCGAGATCCGCCGCCGCTGGCCCGAAATTGGCATCCTGTTGCTGAGCCAATACGTCGAGAGCGTTTATGCCCAGGAACTCCTGGCGGCGGGCGCATCCGGGCTGGGCTATCTGCTGAAGGACCGGGTGGCCTCGCTTGAGGATATTCGCTCGGCGGTGATCCGCGTGGCCGAGGGCGGCACCGTGCTGGACCCCGAGGTGGTGGGCGCGCTGTTCTCGCGCCACCGCGATCCGCTGGCCACGCTCACGCCGCGCGAGCGCGAGGTCCTGGAGCTGATGGCCGAGGGCCTGACCAACCGGGCCATCTCGGAGCGACTCATGATCGGGCAGGGCGCGGTGGAGAAAAATGTCACCGCGATCTTTGGCAAGCTGGGCCTGGAGGATTCCGGCAGCGATCATCGTCGTGTGCTCGCCGTACTCTCCTGGCTGCGCGCCTAAGCCCCGGACTCCCGCGGTTGCGGATATCGTGGGGTGCATCCCCGCAGTCGCACCGCAGTGCGATCACCCGCGGGGAGCCCTCGCCGCCGAGGACGCCCCGCTGCGCTCCCCGGCCCAGAACCTAGGAGACCCGCATGAGCGCGCCCCGGAACGCCCGTCCCCGCATCGTGATTGCCGCCGATAAGTTTAAGGGTTCCCTGGACGGGGCCGGGGTGGCGCGGGCGCTCACCCGCGGGCTGCTTGCGGGCCTGCCCGAGGCCCGAATCGTGACGGTTCCGGTGGCCGATGGCGGCGAGGGCAGCCTGGATGCCGCTTTGCGCGCGGGCTTCACCCGCTACGAGGCCACGGTGAGCGGACCCACCGGGGAGCCGGTCCGCGCCGCCCTTGGCCTGCGCGAGCGATCCGGGGGCGGGCGCGAGGCCCTCGTGGAGATGGCGGAGGCCTCCGGCCTGGACGCGCTGCCGGGCGGGATTCGCCGCGCCCGCACCGCGAGCAGCCGGGGAACCGGGGAGCTGATTCGGGAGGCGCTGGATCGCGGCGCGACCCGGGTGATCCTCGCGATTGGCGGAAGTGCCTGCACCGACGGCGGCGCGGGAGCCCTCGCGGCCCTGGGGTTGGGGCTCTATGATGCCCGCGGCGACGCACTGGCCGATGGCGGGGCGGCGCTCCGCGAGCTAGACCGCGTGGAGACCGCGGGCCTGGACCCGCGGATCGCGCGGACCGAGTTTATTCTGGCCAGCGATGTGGATAATCCCCTGCTGGGTCCCCGGGGTGCGGCGGCGATCTTTGGGCCGCAGAAGGGCGCCGATTATGCCGATATCGCGGTGCTGGAGTCGGGACTTCGCCGCCTGATGGAGTGCCTGGAACGCGCCGGGGTGCCGCGCGCGGCCGAGTGCGCCGAGGCGCCGGGGGCCGGGGCCGCGGGCGGTCTGGGATTTGGCTCGCTTATGCTGCTGGGCGCCAAACGCGAGCCGGGCACCGCGGTGATCCTCGAGCTGGCGGGCCTGGCCGAGGCCCTCGCCGGGGCCGATCTGGTGATCACGGGCGAGGGGAGCCTCGACGCGCAGAGCCTGGGCGGTAAAACACCGATGGGGGTGGCCGCGGCCGCCCGCGCCGCGGGGGTTCCCGTGATCGCGGTATGCGGAATCAGCGATTTACCCGAGCAGCGACTCCACGACGCGGGATTTGCCGCGCGCTATCGACTGAGCGATCTGGAGCCGGATCCCGTGCGGAGTATGGCGGGGGCCGCCGGGCTCCTCACCCGAATCGGGGAGAGCATCGCCTCCGACCTCGCCGGCGGCCCCGCCTAGGCATCGCCGCGGCGCTGGCCGCGGCCCCCGCGCGGGAGCCGCGGCCGAAATCGGAACTAGCCGCAGCTGATCGTGCCGCCCTGATAGCTGTGCACGCCCGGACCCAGCTCCCCGCAGACCGAGGCGAACCCAAAAAGTACCGCGATCATCCCGAAGATCGAGATGATGCTGCCGACCAGCACGATGGAGGCGACCACAATTCCGGCCACCGCGAGGCCATTGGATACCTGCGCACGCTTGGACTGCATAAGCGCCACGATGCTCAGGACGAGGCCCACGAGCGAGAGCGGACCGAGGAACGCGAGGATAAACCCGACGATGCCCAGCGTTTTGCCCGGCACGGGGGCCTGCCCATAGCCCTGCGCAGGCGCGGCCGGGGCCGGATAGCCCGCGACCGGGGGCGCGGGAGGCACCCCGGGCCCACCCGGGGCAAAGTGGCCGGGGGCGTGTGCCTCGGCCCCGAGGCTCTCGGGTGCGGGATAGGCGGGTTCGCGGCCGGCGGGGGCCGCACGGTCAAAGGCCGCCTCGGCGCCGGGGGCAGCATGTGCCTCTGCCCCGAGGCTCTCCGGGGCGGGATAGGCGGGCTCGGTCACGCCGGCCTCGGCGGGATAGGCCCGGGGATGGGACTCATCCGGTGCCGCGGCACCCTCCGGGACCGTGCTATTTTCGTCGGGCTCGCCGACAGTATTCTCTGACATGCTGTGCTCCTTCGCTTTGATCAGAAGATAGCACCTGTGACCGGCGTTTCCTATGGCTGCCGCGGATAATTATCCGATTCCCGGCGCGAAAAAGCCCCCGTCCCTGCCGGGGCAGGGACGGGGGCCTCGGGCGTGAAACCGCGCGGCGCTACTTCTTCGCGGTGGGCGGCAGCTCGCTCTGGGCATCGAGCTTATGCCACGTGCGGTTGTGATAAACCAGCGGGCGGGTCTCGTGGGCCTCGGCCTCGGGGCTTCCGGGCTCCGGGGCATTGGCCTGCAGGGCGTGTACCACCACGACGGTGGAGGCACCCGCGCGCAGGCTATTCACCACCCGGCCGCGGATCCAGGTCTGGGCGGAGGGATAAAACGGCTCACCCGTGATCAGGCGCGACCACAGCGAGGTATCGGCAAAACGATCGATGCCGCTCGTGGCCCCGAGCTGCGCAATATCCAGCTGATCGGCACCCAGCAGGTGCACCACGAGGGTATCGGCGGCAATGATGGTCTTGGCGCTGGAGGACAGATCGGAGACCGAAAATACCAGCAGCGCGGGATCGGCGCTGACCGAAAAAACCGAGGTGACGGTCATGGCCACGGGCCCGGTGCCGTCATCGGCGGTGACCACGGCCACGCCCGCGGGGTGGTTGCGGAAGGCGGCCTTAAAGTCATCGGGGGCCAGCCCGGCATCAAAGCCCACGGCCTCCTGCTCGGCCTCGGCGCCGGACACCACATCGGATGCCACCGCGCGCAATACCTCGGGGGTATCCGCGGGTTCGGGCAGGATATTCGCTGCACTGGTCATCTGCTCGGGTTCTCCTCGGTTATTACGCATATAGAGTCAGACCCTCCGCGGGGTGAATTTATTCCCCGCCGCGGGTATGGGTCTGCCCTCCACGATGCTCCGCGGGAACGATCCGGGCAAGCCCGGGCGGGCTATAAGTCGAAATATGAAGCCGCGTGACGCACCGTGTAATCAGCGTGACAAAAAACGGGCGGGGAATTTGCATTCCCCGCCCGCCCGTGTCCGGCTAGCCGGCGTCCAGAACCTTGGTGATGCGCTGCAGGGACGTGGACTCGCTGGTGCCCAGATGCTGCGCAAATAGGCTGATCCGGAACTCCTCCAGCATCCAGCGCGCCCGCACCAGGTTTTCCGCGGCGTGTTCGGGCAGGGGGATCTTCCCGCCCGCGGCGGTGAAGCGCGCCGTGGCCGCCTCGATATCGTTTTGCCAGGCGCGATCGCGATTGGGATTATCCGGCAGCCGCTGCGCACGATGCGTGATCCCGGCGAGATAGCGCGGCAGATCCCGCAGCCGGGTGAGGCCGGTGGCCGAGACAAAACCCGGATAGACCAGGCCCGCGCGCTGGGCCTTCATATCCGCCAGCGCGGGCAGCAGGCTCAGGCTGGTCGCGGAGGACAGCGCCTTATCGGCCTCGCGGGCAGCCCCGAGCACACGCGAAACGAGCGAGACGGTCTCAAACATCGAGTTCATGACCGACTGGGATACCCGATCGCGGATCTTCTCAAACTCGGCCCGCATAAACACTGCACCGCTCGGATTCATTCGATACAGCACGTCGTTAATGCATGCCGCGAGGCAGTCCTCAAAGAGCGCCGGGGTGGAGGGATACGGGCTCGCGGCGAGCGTGAGCTTCTCGGGGGCCGTGAGATGGTTTTGGACATAGGACACCGGCGAGGCCGTCTGCAGGAGCAGCAGGCGGCGCACGCCGCCGGGCAGCGCGCGCAGTTGATCGGCCTCGGTGGCCATGATTTCGATGGCCACGGAATCGCGGTGATCCACGAGCGCCGGATAGCCGCGCACGGTATGTCCGCCCTGATCGCTGTCGATGAAGCGCGGCAGCTCGTCAAAGTCCCATTTGGTGAGTCCGGTGCGCTCGATCGGATCGGCGCGGCGGGCCTGGGCCACCTTGGCCACCTGGGTGCGGGTTTTTTCGGCGAGCTTGGCCTGCAGGAGCGTGAGATCCTTTTCCACGCCGAGCGCGCGCCCGCGCTCATCCACCGCGCGGAAGCTGATCCGCAGGTGATCGGGAATGCGATTCACGTCAAAATCGGAGGCCTCAACCGGGATATAGACCTGGCGTTTAATCGCGATGGCGAGCCGCGCCGCGAGGGTATCGTCCTGCGTGCCATTGGGCTGGGGCGGATCGGCGGGCAGATCCGCGAGCAGCTTCGCGGCCCAATCGGCCGCGGGCACCACATTGCGCCGGATGGGCTTGGGGAGGGACTTAATCATCGCCGTGACCAGCTCGGCGCGCAGCCCCGGAACCTGCCAGTCAAAGCCCAGCGGGGAGATCCGCGGCAGCAGCGCTAGCGGCACCACCACGGTCACCCCGTCATCGGCCGTGCCGGGCTCAAAGCGATAGCGCAGCGTGAGCCTTTGATCGCCCTGCACCCAGATGGGCGGGAAGAGCGTGACGTCGATCTCCTCGGCGTCCTCGGGCAGCAGATCCTCGGGGCGCATCGTGAGCAGCTTGGGGGAGGCCGCCGATTCGGTGCGCCACCACTTCTCAAAGCCGCGCAGATCCGTGACCGTGGCCGGGATGCGGGCGTGATAAAAATCGTAAACGGCCTCATCGTCAAAGAGGATATCGCGGCGACGGGTGCGCTCCTCGCGCTCGGCCAGTTCGCGGCGCAGCCCGGCATTTTGCCGGTCAAACGCAAAGAGCTTCTGGTTGAGGCGGCTGAAATCGGCGTCGCGCTCCACGAGGGCATGCCGGATGAAGAGGTCGCGGCTGACCTCGGGATCGATGCGGGAATACTGCACCCGGCGGCGCGGAATGATCGGCACGCCAAAAAGCGTGACCTTCTCATAGGCCACCACCGCGCCCTGGGACTTCTCCCAGTGCGGCTCCGAATAATTGCGTTTACACAGATCGGGGGCAATCTCCTCGGCCCAGGCCGGGTCGATTGCGGCCACCGTGCGGGCAAAGAGCCGGCTGGTTTCCACAAGCTCGGCGGCCATGATCGCGGCGGGCTGTTTTTTGATCAGTGAGGAGCCGGGGAAGATCACAAATCGGGCCTGGCGCGCGCCGATATAGTCGCCCTTCTTGCGTGGGCCCGCGCCCGCGCCGGTGCCGCGCTTCTTGGCCGCGGCCGCGGCGGCGGCCGCCGATTCGTCCTTAATGCCGATCTGGGAGAGTAGTCCGGCGAGGATCGAGCGGTGCACACCCTCGGGATTGGCCGCGGGATCGCCCACCCGCAGCCCCAGCGGGGAGGACAGGCGCTTGAGCTGGCGGTAAACATCCTGCCATTCGCGGATGCGCAGATAGTTCAGGAACTCGCTCTTGCACAGGCGGCGGAACGCCGAGGAGGACAGCTCGCGCTGCTTTTCCTCCAGATAGTTCCAGAGCCCCAGCAGCGAGAGGAAATCGCTGATGGGGTCGGCGAAGCGGGCATGGAATTCATCGGCCTGCTGGCGTTTTTCCACGGGGCGTTCGCGCGGGTCCTGAATGGTCAGGGCCGCCACGATCACCATGACCTCGCGGGTGGTGCCGTGTTTCTTGGACTCCAGCACCATCCGGGCAAAGCGCGGATCGATGGGCAGCCGGGAGAGGTCCTTGCCCACGCGGGTGAGCCGCGGGGTCAGCGAGGTTCCGGCCTGGACGGCACCTAGCTCGGTGAGCAGGTCCAGGCCGTCCTTAATGCCCCGTGATTCGGGGGCCTGCAGGAACGGGAACGCGGCGATATCGCCGAGGCCCAGCGAGACCATCTGTAGGATCACGGCGGCCAGGTTGGTGCGCAGAACCTCGGGTTCCGTGAACTCGGGACGCTTGGAAAAATCATCCTCGGAGTACAGCCGGATCGCGATTCCGGGGCTCGTGCGGCCCGTGCGGCCCGAGCGCTGATTTGCGGAGGCCTGGGAGATGGCCTCGATGGGCAGGCGCTGGATCTTGGCGCGCACGCTATAGCGCGAGATGCGCGCGGTACCGGCATCGATCACATATTTGATGCCGGGCACCGTGAGGCTGGTCTCGGCCACGTTGGTTGCGAGGATTACCC encodes the following:
- a CDS encoding sulfurtransferase, with protein sequence MSNLISVAELHTLLAGSEPVVILDVRWRLDRPDGRAEYREGHLPGAVYVDLDTELAAPGLPATEGRHPVPEIEDLRAAARRWGLHPGSTVIA
- a CDS encoding sulfurtransferase; the protein is MLNGGLAAWTAAGHPLDSGDVIPEPGTVTLPGYSTAGVLDARAAGERAAAGGLLDVRAAERFRGENEPMDPRAGHIPGARNLPFLHYLEDGLFMSPARLRGLLAEVGIDSGEPLGTSCGSGITAAHAALALAEAGIAADIYPGSWSQWSRRDDLPVETGPAR
- a CDS encoding sensor histidine kinase, with the protein product MAMNESIPTPAPFLAPDRGIDPGYRRGYGARWARVLPNLGYLIPTFFIAVAGLVVFITLFSLGLSLLILYIGVFILIAMFMTARGWGEMELRRLEAVRRDSLPRPVWRPTGGGPLSVIGEMLRDPHRWGYLLYAGIVQPVLGLFTWTLMLGAVSVALAGTTSWYWRHFIPVGPDNQQIGDLLALILPAGMIANPNLVTDITNIALGVVMLALLPLILDGLVSLHRVVAAQMLGRYHSDDLAEEISSLSASRSAAVSAENVGLRRLERDIHDGPQQRLIRLQMDLAAAERALSAEDPEWAGQILSEARGHAGATLDELRALSRGFAPPLLQDRGLIAAVAAMAESSPLAVTVHNDLPESVVLKPEVELGAYFIVSELLTNAVKHSGAAAADISLSLIPSGGEGTPADTLWLRVSDAGQGGALARPGHGLAGLDGRVRGLRGTLAVHSPLGGPTVVDATIPLG
- a CDS encoding response regulator — its product is MTSEPLRIAVADDSVLLREGLVRLFAEAGFNTVASCGDAVELIAFLESVPADRRPRALVLDVRMPPTFRDEGVLAAIEIRRRWPEIGILLLSQYVESVYAQELLAAGASGLGYLLKDRVASLEDIRSAVIRVAEGGTVLDPEVVGALFSRHRDPLATLTPREREVLELMAEGLTNRAISERLMIGQGAVEKNVTAIFGKLGLEDSGSDHRRVLAVLSWLRA
- a CDS encoding glycerate kinase, giving the protein MSAPRNARPRIVIAADKFKGSLDGAGVARALTRGLLAGLPEARIVTVPVADGGEGSLDAALRAGFTRYEATVSGPTGEPVRAALGLRERSGGGREALVEMAEASGLDALPGGIRRARTASSRGTGELIREALDRGATRVILAIGGSACTDGGAGALAALGLGLYDARGDALADGGAALRELDRVETAGLDPRIARTEFILASDVDNPLLGPRGAAAIFGPQKGADYADIAVLESGLRRLMECLERAGVPRAAECAEAPGAGAAGGLGFGSLMLLGAKREPGTAVILELAGLAEALAGADLVITGEGSLDAQSLGGKTPMGVAAAARAAGVPVIAVCGISDLPEQRLHDAGFAARYRLSDLEPDPVRSMAGAAGLLTRIGESIASDLAGGPA
- a CDS encoding DUF4190 domain-containing protein; the encoded protein is MSENTVGEPDENSTVPEGAAAPDESHPRAYPAEAGVTEPAYPAPESLGAEAHAAPGAEAAFDRAAPAGREPAYPAPESLGAEAHAPGHFAPGGPGVPPAPPVAGYPAPAAPAQGYGQAPVPGKTLGIVGFILAFLGPLSLVGLVLSIVALMQSKRAQVSNGLAVAGIVVASIVLVGSIISIFGMIAVLFGFASVCGELGPGVHSYQGGTISCG
- a CDS encoding flavin reductase family protein produces the protein MTSAANILPEPADTPEVLRAVASDVVSGAEAEQEAVGFDAGLAPDDFKAAFRNHPAGVAVVTADDGTGPVAMTVTSVFSVSADPALLVFSVSDLSSSAKTIIAADTLVVHLLGADQLDIAQLGATSGIDRFADTSLWSRLITGEPFYPSAQTWIRGRVVNSLRAGASTVVVVHALQANAPEPGSPEAEAHETRPLVYHNRTWHKLDAQSELPPTAKK
- the hrpA gene encoding ATP-dependent RNA helicase HrpA, whose amino-acid sequence is MSLAITFPPELPVSQKRDEIAAAIAGNQVVILAGATGSGKTTQLPKICLELGRENIGHTQPRRIAARTIAERIAEELGEEVGGTVGYQVRFTDRASADTKIKLMTDGILLNEIHHDRLLRRYDTIIIDEAHERSLNIDFLLGYLKQLLPKRPDLKIIVTSATIDPESFSKHFNDAPIIEVSGRTYPVEIRYRPLVADAQEGEEDPDEPQRDDRNYIEGIIEGLDELARESLGDVLVFLSGEAEIRDAADALRAHFAGSAGGVTEILPLYGRLSSEEQHRVFRPGSGAGVRRRVILATNVAETSLTVPGIKYVIDAGTARISRYSVRAKIQRLPIEAISQASANQRSGRTGRTSPGIAIRLYSEDDFSKRPEFTEPEVLRTNLAAVILQMVSLGLGDIAAFPFLQAPESRGIKDGLDLLTELGAVQAGTSLTPRLTRVGKDLSRLPIDPRFARMVLESKKHGTTREVMVIVAALTIQDPRERPVEKRQQADEFHARFADPISDFLSLLGLWNYLEEKQRELSSSAFRRLCKSEFLNYLRIREWQDVYRQLKRLSSPLGLRVGDPAANPEGVHRSILAGLLSQIGIKDESAAAAAAAAKKRGTGAGAGPRKKGDYIGARQARFVIFPGSSLIKKQPAAIMAAELVETSRLFARTVAAIDPAWAEEIAPDLCKRNYSEPHWEKSQGAVVAYEKVTLFGVPIIPRRRVQYSRIDPEVSRDLFIRHALVERDADFSRLNQKLFAFDRQNAGLRRELAEREERTRRRDILFDDEAVYDFYHARIPATVTDLRGFEKWWRTESAASPKLLTMRPEDLLPEDAEEIDVTLFPPIWVQGDQRLTLRYRFEPGTADDGVTVVVPLALLPRISPLGFDWQVPGLRAELVTAMIKSLPKPIRRNVVPAADWAAKLLADLPADPPQPNGTQDDTLAARLAIAIKRQVYIPVEASDFDVNRIPDHLRISFRAVDERGRALGVEKDLTLLQAKLAEKTRTQVAKVAQARRADPIERTGLTKWDFDELPRFIDSDQGGHTVRGYPALVDHRDSVAIEIMATEADQLRALPGGVRRLLLLQTASPVSYVQNHLTAPEKLTLAASPYPSTPALFEDCLAACINDVLYRMNPSGAVFMRAEFEKIRDRVSQSVMNSMFETVSLVSRVLGAAREADKALSSATSLSLLPALADMKAQRAGLVYPGFVSATGLTRLRDLPRYLAGITHRAQRLPDNPNRDRAWQNDIEAATARFTAAGGKIPLPEHAAENLVRARWMLEEFRISLFAQHLGTSESTSLQRITKVLDAG